A stretch of Nonomuraea africana DNA encodes these proteins:
- a CDS encoding NADH-quinone oxidoreductase subunit A, translated as MGGYFGSYTLVFALLVIGVGIVAGALTANRLLRPTRPTVEKLTTYECGVDPVGEGWAQSQIRYYVFTYLYVVFAVDAVFLFPWAMVFAAPGYGMTTLVEMFVFLGFIALGILYAWKKRVLTWT; from the coding sequence ATGGGTGGCTACTTCGGCTCCTACACGCTGGTTTTCGCGCTGCTCGTCATCGGGGTGGGCATCGTCGCGGGAGCCCTGACGGCCAACCGCCTGCTGCGCCCGACCCGCCCGACGGTGGAGAAACTGACCACGTACGAGTGCGGGGTGGACCCGGTCGGCGAGGGGTGGGCACAGTCGCAGATCAGGTATTACGTGTTCACGTACCTGTATGTGGTGTTCGCGGTGGACGCGGTCTTCCTGTTCCCTTGGGCGATGGTGTTCGCAGCGCCCGGGTACGGGATGACGACCCTGGTGGAGATGTTCGTGTTCCTTGGCTTCATCGCACTGGGCATCTTGTACGCGTGGAAGAAACGCGTCCTGACGTGGACGTAA
- a CDS encoding NADH-quinone oxidoreductase subunit B yields the protein MPTVGPVSRLAPKPMRFVLNWGRRYSLWVFNFGLACCAIEFIATSMSRHDFIRFGVIPFANGPRQADLMIVSGTVTDKMAPAVKRLYEQMPDPKYVISFGACSNTGGPYWDSYCVTKGVDQIIPVDIYVPGCPPRPEALLHGIMKLQEKIAEERLGDRYVWSRAHGEDA from the coding sequence ATGCCGACTGTGGGGCCGGTCTCCCGGCTGGCGCCCAAGCCGATGCGCTTCGTGCTGAACTGGGGACGGCGCTACTCCCTCTGGGTGTTCAACTTCGGTCTCGCGTGCTGCGCGATCGAGTTCATCGCCACGTCGATGAGCAGGCACGACTTCATCCGCTTCGGGGTGATCCCGTTCGCGAACGGGCCTCGCCAGGCGGATCTGATGATCGTCTCGGGCACCGTCACCGACAAGATGGCCCCTGCCGTCAAGCGGCTCTACGAGCAGATGCCCGACCCGAAGTACGTCATCTCCTTCGGCGCCTGCTCCAACACGGGCGGCCCGTACTGGGACTCCTACTGCGTGACCAAGGGCGTCGACCAGATCATCCCCGTCGACATCTACGTCCCCGGCTGCCCGCCGCGGCCGGAGGCGCTGCTGCACGGCATCATGAAGCTGCAGGAGAAGATCGCCGAGGAGCGGCTCGGCGACCGTTACGTGTGGTCGCGTGCCCACGGGGAGGACGCGTGA
- a CDS encoding NADH-quinone oxidoreductase subunit C, translating to MTLAERFGDRAQVSESWGERTVDVAASDWIELLTYCRDTGYEFFDWLSGVDEPPDGFGVVAHVYNPSTHERLLLRTRVPRADPHLPSAVGVYRGANWHERETFEMFGVIFDDHPYLVPLLLPEGFEGYPLRKDFVLAARVAKAWPGAKEPGESGHGAPSRRKTLPPGVPAEWPTTPTPPSTPPASETPPSTPPPPSAETPPATAPPRAPGAPPASETPPSTPPPPSAETPPATAPPRAPEASPASETPPSTPTPPSAETPPATASPSAPAAPPASETPPAESESPSSTTRLGEAAPSGLPVPTTDPGEVASSGSSASEASVSESSEDADSGASHRGPGDRGSGGGGAHRRSQEAAGSSSAPTPTPRESGSASVERPDSSGRPGASSGSEQVGSAPPDEGRASGSAESGESGSSGSSSSQSSESRAPLEEPDG from the coding sequence GTGACCCTCGCCGAGCGTTTCGGGGACAGGGCCCAGGTCTCGGAGTCATGGGGTGAGCGAACGGTCGACGTCGCCGCGTCCGACTGGATCGAACTGCTGACGTACTGCAGGGACACCGGTTACGAGTTCTTCGACTGGCTCAGCGGGGTGGACGAGCCGCCCGACGGGTTCGGCGTCGTCGCGCACGTCTACAACCCGTCCACGCACGAGCGGTTGCTGCTGCGGACGCGGGTGCCGCGCGCGGACCCGCACCTGCCGTCCGCTGTGGGGGTGTATCGGGGGGCGAACTGGCACGAGCGGGAGACGTTCGAGATGTTCGGCGTGATCTTCGATGATCACCCGTATCTGGTGCCGCTGTTGCTGCCTGAAGGTTTTGAGGGATATCCGCTTCGGAAGGACTTCGTGCTGGCGGCACGGGTCGCGAAGGCTTGGCCTGGCGCCAAGGAACCTGGCGAGTCGGGCCACGGCGCCCCCAGCCGCCGCAAGACCCTCCCACCCGGCGTCCCCGCCGAATGGCCCACAACCCCGACCCCACCCTCGACCCCACCGGCGTCGGAGACCCCGCCTTCGACCCCGCCCCCGCCTTCGGCTGAGACTCCACCGGCGACTGCGCCCCCACGGGCGCCCGGGGCCCCACCGGCGTCGGAGACACCACCATCGACCCCGCCCCCGCCTTCGGCTGAGACTCCACCGGCGACTGCGCCCCCACGGGCGCCCGAGGCCTCACCCGCGTCGGAGACACCACCATCGACCCCCACCCCGCCTTCGGCTGAGACTCCACCCGCGACTGCGTCCCCATCGGCGCCCGCGGCCCCACCGGCGTCCGAGACCCCACCGGCGGAATCGGAGAGTCCCTCGTCCACCACACGTTTGGGGGAGGCGGCTCCTTCTGGACTGCCCGTGCCCACTACGGATCCGGGCGAGGTGGCTTCGTCAGGTTCCTCAGCCTCCGAGGCTTCAGTATCCGAGTCATCGGAAGATGCTGATTCGGGGGCGTCTCATCGGGGTCCGGGGGATCGTGGCTCAGGGGGAGGGGGTGCGCACCGCCGTTCGCAGGAGGCAGCGGGGTCCTCGTCTGCCCCGACGCCGACGCCGAGGGAGTCCGGTTCCGCGTCGGTCGAGCGGCCGGATTCGTCTGGGCGGCCTGGGGCCTCCTCAGGCTCGGAGCAGGTTGGTTCCGCACCGCCCGACGAAGGGCGGGCTTCGGGCTCAGCCGAGTCGGGGGAGTCCGGTTCGTCGGGGTCTTCGTCATCGCAGTCTTCTGAATCGCGTGCGCCCCTGGAGGAGCCCGATGGGTGA